A genomic segment from Anas platyrhynchos isolate ZD024472 breed Pekin duck chromosome 5, IASCAAS_PekinDuck_T2T, whole genome shotgun sequence encodes:
- the LOC140002584 gene encoding uncharacterized protein: MAARPPPPPRRPGRAPSAEGAGRGGRHRPLTPPPPPPGCGCPAPPARSSPGRGSPAPCGRRAFVWRRAAAEPLPVAVAPPSHSLPPPLPEPAAPSPGSARCGEGPAGRAAERPVPGEQPRRRHGNSATSAAPLPGRHWRRRSCAGGSAPRPRELGARPRRSRHGHPAPCGHAGAARASRALRARPAFIWLLLAAPDLSAGGCAVREAGAVCGGSHRAAPLLPSPPPTAALTPRPNHPAPRAPRLSPSPGPAEAGSVPPPRLYFLPCLRDGPARLVLELSLFTYIFKVLYSSGACFPVSWPRSQSYCALLASFPALARSVLGALL, translated from the coding sequence ATGGCCgcgcggccccccccccccccccgccggcccGGCCGTGCGCCGAGTGCggagggagcggggcgggggggccggCACCGCCcccttacccccccccccccgcctcccggCTGCGGCTGCCCCGCGCCCCCTGCCCGCTCCTCGCCCGGCCGCGGGTCCCCGGCCCCGTGTGGCCGCCGCGCCTTTGTCTGGCGGCGGGCAGCGGCCGAACCCCTCCCCGTGGCCGTGGCGCCCCCCTCACactctctccccccacccctccccgaGCCGGCCGCGCCGAGCCCCGGGAGCGCCCGGTGCGGTGAgggcccggcggggcgggctGCGGAGCGCCCGGTGCCCGGGGAGCAGCCGCGGCGTCGCCATGGCAACAGCGCCACCAGCGCAGCGCCGCTCCCGGGGCGCCACTGGCGGAGGCGAAGTTGTGCCGGCGGCAGCGCCCCGCGCCCACGGGAGCTGGGAGCGCGTCCCCGGCGGTCCCGGCACGGGCACCCTGCGCCCTGCGGTCATGCGGGCGCTGCCCGTGCCTCACGTGCGCTGCGAGCCCGCCCCGCTTTTATTTGGCTTCTGCTCGCGGCTCCAGACCTGAGCGCTGGCGGCTGTGCTGTGCGGGAAGCCGGGGCAGTGTGTGGCGGCTCGCACAGAGCTGCTCCGCTGCTGCCCTCACCCCCACCCACCGCTGCCCTCACCCCCCGGCCGAATCACCcggccccccgagccccccggctctccccatccccagggcCCGCTGAGGCTGGCAGCGTGCCGCCCCCCCGGCTCTATTTTCTGCCATGTTTGAGggacggcccggcccggctcgtgTTGGAGCTGTCTCTGtttacatacatttttaaagtgctCTATTCCTCTGGCGCTTGTTTCCCCGTGTCTTGGCCCCGCTCCCAAAGCTACTGTGCGTTGCTTgcctccttccctgctctcGCCCGTTCCGTTTTGGGAGCTCTGCTGTAA